From a single Lewinella sp. LCG006 genomic region:
- the argC gene encoding N-acetyl-gamma-glutamyl-phosphate reductase produces the protein MTKIHTVGIIGGAGYTAGELIRILRWHPAVELRFVHSNSQAGKPVSSIHQDLAGDFFMNFTAAVDLQVDVLFLCGGHGKSRSWLAENKVPEETLVVDLSTDFRLSEEFVYGLPELNRAAIKTSKRIANPGCFATAIQLGLLPLAAAGKLKEEVHIHAITGSTGAGQQPQPTTHFSWRNNNLSVYKPFEHQHLAEIGRSLGALQGEEVPELAFLPLRGDFARGIFASLYLRTDLSERYLQTLYQDYYAEHVFTHLVEDNPHLKQVVNTNKCLVQLTKHGNRALIISVIDNLLKGASGQAVQNMNLALGLKETTGLQLKAMVF, from the coding sequence ATGACAAAAATACATACCGTCGGTATTATCGGCGGCGCTGGCTACACGGCCGGGGAATTGATTCGGATTTTACGTTGGCACCCTGCCGTGGAGCTGCGTTTTGTCCATAGCAATAGCCAGGCCGGCAAGCCCGTAAGTAGTATTCACCAGGATTTGGCGGGCGACTTCTTTATGAATTTCACCGCAGCAGTTGACCTGCAGGTGGATGTACTTTTTCTGTGTGGTGGCCACGGTAAGTCCCGCAGTTGGTTGGCGGAAAATAAAGTGCCTGAGGAAACGCTGGTCGTAGATTTGAGCACTGACTTTCGCCTCTCGGAGGAATTTGTTTACGGTTTGCCGGAATTGAACAGAGCGGCTATAAAAACTAGCAAGCGCATTGCCAATCCCGGGTGTTTTGCTACGGCGATCCAGCTGGGATTGCTCCCCTTGGCAGCAGCCGGAAAGCTAAAGGAAGAGGTACACATTCATGCTATTACTGGGTCTACGGGCGCGGGCCAGCAGCCTCAGCCTACCACGCACTTTAGCTGGCGCAACAACAATCTCTCGGTCTACAAACCCTTCGAGCACCAGCACCTGGCGGAGATTGGTCGCAGCCTGGGGGCTTTGCAAGGTGAAGAAGTGCCCGAGCTGGCCTTTTTGCCCCTCCGTGGAGATTTTGCACGTGGCATATTCGCCAGTCTCTATTTGAGGACAGATCTTTCGGAAAGATACCTTCAAACCTTGTACCAAGATTATTATGCGGAACACGTTTTTACCCATTTGGTAGAAGACAATCCGCATCTGAAGCAGGTAGTGAATACCAACAAATGCCTGGTGCAGCTAACCAAACATGGCAATCGCGCTCTGATCATCAGTGTGATTGATAACCTGTTGAAAGGCGCTTCCGGCCAAGCCGTACAAAACATGAACCTGGCCCTCGGGCTGAAAGAAACCACTGGGCTGCAATTGAAGGCCATGGTGTTTTAG
- a CDS encoding cupin domain-containing protein: MQKTATTSHTANKGMEFEDLISPIGIDKFVERYWEQESLILHRHEHSYYQDILSMDVLDNILDLPVVEKDRFRVVKHQKLVDQEKYLNKDGSVNLNKLYMLYADGFSVSLRRIDLHWSPIKQLCFNLRQTINHEVKANMYLTPKHSAAFNPHIDAHDVIILQIAGSKNWKLYDTIIETPLVDSPTPSLPPAALRNVREVTLNAGDFMYLPRGVPHEAYTTNNSSLHLTIGVFPLQWMDLLIKAINLQSHRDVNLRKALPLGYLNNADGVEEMNDRLQNILDQTLKSIQGMNFRYFHESYRNEFMNKLAPLGNGHFSQLDKLELLSLSTVLRKRSGMVCSVQVLGSACRILYNRNVIKGPATLAPAMQFVADIKHSFRVSDLPVGNDKHKLAIAAKMIRGGLLETA; this comes from the coding sequence ATGCAAAAAACAGCCACTACTTCCCATACTGCTAATAAGGGAATGGAATTTGAAGACCTTATTTCACCCATTGGTATTGATAAATTCGTCGAGCGCTACTGGGAGCAGGAGTCACTTATTTTGCATCGGCATGAGCACAGTTATTACCAAGATATCTTATCGATGGATGTGCTGGATAATATCTTAGACTTACCGGTAGTTGAGAAAGACCGCTTTAGGGTCGTTAAGCATCAAAAACTCGTTGATCAGGAGAAGTATCTGAATAAAGATGGCAGTGTCAATCTGAACAAGCTCTATATGCTCTATGCGGATGGCTTTTCTGTGAGCCTGAGAAGAATAGACTTGCATTGGTCGCCTATCAAGCAATTGTGCTTTAATCTTCGGCAGACGATAAATCATGAAGTAAAGGCGAATATGTACCTTACCCCGAAACATTCTGCTGCCTTCAACCCTCATATTGATGCCCATGATGTGATCATTTTACAAATTGCAGGCTCTAAGAACTGGAAGCTTTACGACACGATCATCGAAACTCCGCTGGTAGATAGTCCCACTCCTTCTCTGCCTCCCGCGGCACTGCGCAATGTGAGAGAAGTTACGCTAAATGCGGGAGATTTTATGTATTTGCCCCGGGGAGTACCTCATGAAGCTTATACTACGAACAATTCTTCTTTACATCTGACTATCGGAGTATTCCCACTACAGTGGATGGATTTACTGATAAAAGCGATAAACCTACAAAGTCACAGAGACGTCAATTTGCGCAAAGCACTTCCGCTCGGTTATTTAAACAATGCGGATGGGGTAGAGGAAATGAATGATAGACTTCAAAATATTTTGGATCAAACTTTGAAGAGTATCCAGGGAATGAATTTCCGGTATTTTCACGAGAGCTACCGCAATGAATTCATGAACAAACTAGCTCCACTTGGCAATGGCCATTTCTCTCAACTGGACAAATTAGAGCTGCTTTCTTTATCTACCGTTTTGCGGAAGAGAAGTGGGATGGTATGTTCTGTGCAAGTGCTGGGGTCGGCATGCAGAATACTTTACAACAGAAACGTGATCAAAGGCCCTGCAACTCTTGCGCCTGCAATGCAGTTTGTGGCAGATATCAAGCACAGTTTTCGGGTAAGTGATCTTCCTGTCGGAAACGATAAGCACAAGTTAGCAATTGCTGCGAAAATGATTCGTGGAGGACTTTTGGAAACGGCTTGA
- a CDS encoding helix-turn-helix domain-containing protein produces the protein MMTTATTTAINWESEAVLSQIADQIHKPLAEIIRLTRYIQTKQEDTETSRLSAIMLESSEQLESLVEAILQAERQKQIQIVVHHKFRYPKLYCFDTEAVQRPQDSLDNPESYSENRISKADLEWLMQLERTVADHLDDAMLCVPWLADELAVSERQLFRKVEKYTGLTPNKYVRKLKLHHAKALLESYTYSTISEVAGAVGMKDPHYFSKLFKEEFGIKPMEYFHA, from the coding sequence ATGATGACAACAGCAACAACAACGGCTATCAATTGGGAGTCGGAGGCTGTCCTCTCCCAGATCGCCGATCAGATACACAAGCCGTTGGCCGAAATCATTCGTTTGACGCGTTACATACAAACCAAGCAAGAAGATACAGAAACGAGTCGGCTTTCGGCAATCATGCTGGAAAGCAGCGAGCAATTGGAGTCGCTGGTAGAAGCGATTCTACAAGCAGAACGGCAAAAGCAAATTCAGATCGTGGTGCACCACAAATTTCGGTACCCAAAACTCTATTGTTTCGATACCGAAGCGGTACAACGCCCTCAAGATTCATTGGACAACCCGGAGAGCTATTCAGAAAACCGTATTTCGAAAGCGGACTTGGAATGGCTGATGCAGTTGGAGCGCACAGTGGCTGATCACCTGGATGACGCCATGCTCTGTGTACCCTGGCTAGCGGACGAACTAGCCGTGAGTGAGCGGCAGCTATTCCGCAAAGTAGAAAAGTACACGGGACTGACGCCGAATAAGTACGTGCGGAAACTAAAACTACACCACGCGAAAGCCCTGCTGGAAAGCTACACCTATAGCACAATAAGTGAGGTAGCAGGGGCGGTAGGTATGAAAGATCCTCATTATTTCTCGAAGTTATTCAAAGAGGAGTTTGGGATCAAACCGATGGAATATTTCCATGCTTAG
- a CDS encoding TOMM propeptide domain-containing protein has translation MDFKNSQEGYGRILKEAWGNADFKQRLVANPVATIEAFTGKEFNLPEGKTLVVRDQTDESTVYINIPPDTSEMELTDEQLELVAGGDSEDNGLNPFKWIGYGIHWVVDQFD, from the coding sequence ATGGATTTTAAAAATTCACAAGAAGGGTACGGTCGTATCCTTAAGGAAGCATGGGGAAATGCTGACTTTAAGCAACGTCTGGTTGCTAATCCGGTAGCCACTATCGAAGCGTTTACTGGTAAGGAGTTTAACCTGCCAGAGGGAAAAACGTTGGTCGTTAGAGATCAAACTGATGAGTCTACCGTTTACATCAATATTCCACCCGACACGAGTGAAATGGAACTCACTGATGAGCAATTGGAACTGGTTGCCGGTGGTGATTCTGAAGACAATGGCCTTAATCCTTTCAAGTGGATCGGCTACGGAATCCACTGGGTAGTAGATCAATTCGACTAA
- a CDS encoding aspartate aminotransferase family protein, whose protein sequence is MKLFDVYPLFDITPVRAEGCYVYDEEGRKYMDFYGGHAVISIGHSHPHYVSRMQEQIAKIAFYSNSVQNPLQVELSQKLGEMSGCEDYQLFLCNSGAEANENALKMASFATGRKRMVVFEKAFHGRTSAAVNITDNDKIKAPINATFPVSFLPLNDLAAVEEALSKEDVAAVMVEGIQGIGGIYLPTAAFLEEVAVLCQKYGTCLILDEIQSGFGRSGNFFAFQRANIQPDLITIAKGMGNGFPVGGVLIHPRFEASYGLLGTTFGGNHLACVATLAVLEVMEQEHLMENAREVGAYLKAGLEQLPNIKEVRGEGLMLGLQLHQAAGPLRNKLLFEHSIFTGSAGQADTIRLLPPLNIGKEEVDMLLEALRVLLV, encoded by the coding sequence ATGAAACTTTTCGATGTATACCCTCTTTTTGACATCACTCCTGTGCGGGCCGAAGGCTGCTATGTGTATGATGAAGAAGGGCGTAAGTATATGGATTTTTACGGTGGGCATGCCGTCATTTCTATTGGGCATAGCCATCCACATTACGTAAGCCGGATGCAGGAGCAGATCGCAAAAATTGCTTTCTACTCCAATTCTGTGCAGAACCCTCTGCAGGTGGAGTTGTCTCAAAAGCTGGGCGAAATGTCTGGCTGCGAGGATTACCAACTCTTCTTGTGTAACAGTGGTGCCGAGGCCAATGAGAACGCCCTGAAAATGGCCAGCTTTGCAACAGGTAGGAAACGAATGGTCGTTTTTGAAAAAGCTTTTCATGGCCGTACCTCGGCGGCGGTAAACATCACCGACAACGATAAAATCAAGGCGCCGATCAACGCCACTTTTCCCGTAAGTTTTCTACCCCTCAATGATTTGGCGGCAGTAGAAGAGGCCCTGAGTAAGGAAGACGTAGCTGCCGTAATGGTGGAGGGCATCCAGGGCATCGGCGGCATTTATCTACCCACGGCGGCCTTTCTGGAGGAAGTAGCGGTACTTTGCCAAAAGTATGGCACCTGCCTGATTTTGGACGAAATCCAGTCGGGCTTTGGCCGTAGCGGCAACTTCTTTGCTTTCCAACGCGCCAACATCCAACCCGACCTGATCACGATTGCCAAAGGCATGGGCAATGGCTTCCCCGTGGGAGGCGTGCTGATACACCCCCGCTTCGAGGCCAGCTACGGCTTGCTGGGGACGACCTTTGGCGGCAACCACCTGGCCTGTGTAGCCACATTGGCCGTCTTGGAGGTGATGGAGCAAGAACATTTAATGGAAAATGCCCGGGAGGTTGGGGCCTACCTAAAAGCCGGCTTGGAGCAACTCCCCAACATCAAAGAAGTGCGCGGAGAAGGTCTGATGCTGGGCCTACAACTCCACCAAGCCGCAGGCCCGTTGCGCAACAAGCTGCTGTTTGAGCACAGCATCTTCACCGGCTCGGCTGGGCAGGCGGATACGATTCGGTTGTTGCCGCCGCTGAATATTGGTAAGGAAGAGGTGGATATGTTGTTGGAGGCGTTGAGGGTTTTACTCGTTTAA
- the murI gene encoding glutamate racemase, which translates to MSSGNNNPIGVFDSGIGGLSVANAISGLLPKESLIYFADTGRVPYGPRTRQEITDFSFEITRFLLDHQCKMIVVACNTATAAALESLRKQWPDIPFVGMEPAVKPAAEATRSGKVGVLATLSTIRSERYAELMRRYAANVEVFENPCIGLVPLIEAGQLNAPETIEQLKEILTPMLAQQVDTLVLGCTHYPFLLPLLKGMVPADCKIIDPAPAVARQVARRLEHLSLAAKPEHPAEYQFFHSGPVADLSFFTDIPWFIHSVKSSK; encoded by the coding sequence TTGTCTTCCGGAAATAATAATCCGATTGGAGTTTTTGACTCCGGCATTGGCGGCCTCTCGGTCGCCAATGCTATTTCTGGCCTTCTGCCCAAAGAAAGCCTGATCTATTTTGCAGATACCGGCCGGGTACCTTATGGCCCAAGGACACGCCAGGAAATTACCGATTTTTCGTTTGAGATTACCCGATTTTTGTTGGACCATCAGTGCAAAATGATCGTCGTAGCTTGCAATACAGCAACGGCTGCTGCCCTGGAATCACTACGCAAGCAATGGCCCGACATTCCCTTCGTAGGGATGGAGCCCGCCGTAAAACCCGCTGCGGAAGCCACCCGCTCAGGGAAGGTAGGCGTGCTGGCAACCCTCTCTACCATTAGAAGTGAGCGCTACGCCGAACTGATGCGCCGCTACGCTGCGAATGTGGAAGTCTTCGAAAATCCTTGTATCGGCCTTGTACCTCTTATTGAAGCGGGCCAGCTCAATGCTCCTGAAACCATCGAGCAGTTGAAGGAAATACTCACACCTATGTTGGCCCAGCAAGTAGATACGCTCGTCTTGGGCTGTACCCATTACCCTTTTTTGCTGCCTTTACTAAAAGGTATGGTGCCTGCTGATTGCAAAATTATCGACCCCGCTCCGGCCGTAGCCAGGCAGGTCGCCCGGCGTTTGGAGCATTTATCCCTGGCAGCCAAGCCCGAGCACCCAGCCGAATATCAGTTTTTTCATTCCGGACCAGTAGCGGATCTCTCCTTTTTTACCGATATACCCTGGTTTATTCATTCGGTAAAGAGCTCTAAATAA
- a CDS encoding OmpH family outer membrane protein, protein MKNVLKIGALALAMFTFAFSAQAQQTFGYVDAQAILTELPAVKQAEANLEALQAQLQKKLEASITQFQTDVQAFQQKVERGELSRIQQEDQQAALEKRQQELAGEEQKMVQQIQDKRTELLEPIYDSLNEAIAAVAKENGFTFIFDKQVLLYSEESQDVSEAVKAKINI, encoded by the coding sequence ATGAAGAATGTATTGAAAATAGGCGCTTTAGCCCTCGCAATGTTCACCTTTGCTTTTTCTGCCCAAGCTCAGCAGACCTTTGGTTACGTTGATGCCCAGGCTATCCTGACGGAACTTCCTGCCGTAAAGCAGGCCGAAGCTAACCTGGAAGCATTGCAAGCACAATTGCAAAAGAAATTGGAAGCTAGTATTACCCAGTTCCAAACAGATGTGCAAGCATTCCAGCAAAAAGTGGAGCGTGGAGAATTGTCTCGAATTCAGCAGGAGGATCAACAAGCTGCTCTGGAAAAGCGTCAGCAGGAACTGGCAGGCGAAGAGCAAAAAATGGTTCAGCAAATTCAAGATAAGCGCACCGAACTATTGGAGCCTATCTATGACAGCTTGAACGAAGCTATTGCTGCTGTAGCTAAAGAAAACGGCTTCACGTTTATCTTCGATAAGCAGGTACTCCTGTACAGCGAGGAAAGCCAGGATGTGAGCGAAGCAGTAAAAGCTAAGATCAATATCTAG
- a CDS encoding DUF1223 domain-containing protein, whose amino-acid sequence MSLHQKIVVSLMLFALFIVFLWAGNDGESIKQKSPPNSENPPQTVLVELFTSQGCSSCPPADRVLQGLVADTQEGNLEVIALSYHVDYWNRLGWKDPYSQAVFSERQRQYAQVLPDQRVYTPQMIIQGQRAHVGSREKEVKASIASIQQQPAAIIITAALNAASTKQEITYEITGRMNGITLQMALVETYLANDVPRGENSGHHLAHTNVVRTLTSTLNPPRQGTVIVDTSALANTANGKVVLFVQDTEYMTVLGVTEIVL is encoded by the coding sequence ATGTCTCTTCATCAAAAAATTGTGGTAAGCTTGATGCTGTTCGCTTTATTCATCGTCTTCTTATGGGCTGGCAATGATGGCGAATCCATAAAACAAAAGTCCCCTCCTAATTCAGAAAACCCTCCCCAAACCGTTCTGGTAGAACTATTTACATCCCAAGGCTGCTCAAGTTGCCCACCTGCCGACCGCGTCTTGCAAGGCCTGGTCGCGGATACTCAGGAAGGCAATCTTGAGGTCATTGCCCTGTCCTACCACGTAGATTACTGGAACCGCCTGGGCTGGAAAGATCCCTACAGTCAGGCTGTTTTCTCCGAACGCCAACGCCAGTATGCCCAGGTATTACCTGACCAAAGGGTATACACCCCGCAAATGATCATCCAGGGACAGCGTGCTCATGTAGGGTCGCGCGAAAAGGAAGTAAAGGCATCCATTGCGAGTATCCAGCAACAGCCAGCCGCCATAATCATTACAGCAGCACTGAACGCCGCCTCTACCAAGCAAGAAATAACTTACGAAATAACTGGACGGATGAATGGCATCACCTTGCAAATGGCCCTGGTAGAGACCTATCTCGCCAATGATGTTCCACGCGGCGAAAACAGTGGGCACCACTTAGCCCATACCAACGTCGTCAGAACCCTCACCAGTACCCTCAACCCTCCTCGCCAGGGCACCGTAATTGTAGACACCAGCGCTTTGGCCAACACCGCAAATGGAAAAGTCGTGCTGTTTGTACAAGATACGGAATACATGACGGTTTTGGGAGTCACAGAAATAGTGCTTTAG
- a CDS encoding energy transducer TonB, with protein sequence MFTNFSFNGSEVFLGLGLLTALVIGLIIAGRYRLTRLSETNLKALHANDPARVGIRSRNKYPEVDVLHNTGVFWKLGLVVVLAITVMAFNWTQFENKIAIPEGAMDMDFDIEMEAPPQTTTPPPPPPPPPPVIEEVPSDALLLDDQETFSDQSASADLAVSNTPAPKVDKGPAPPPPPPPPPPALEVKEIFKIVEDMPRFPGCDDLGTKEEKMACSQQKLLEFIYDNIRYPAIARDNNVSGTVVVRFVVQDDGAIENAEILRDIGADCGKEALRVVNLMRDLPQKWTPGKQRGRSVPVYFNLPVKFVLQVDP encoded by the coding sequence ATGTTTACTAACTTTTCCTTCAACGGCTCCGAAGTCTTCCTTGGTCTAGGCCTTCTGACGGCTTTGGTCATCGGACTAATTATTGCAGGGCGTTATCGTTTGACACGCCTTTCAGAAACAAATTTGAAAGCGCTACACGCTAATGACCCCGCACGCGTTGGAATACGCTCGCGCAACAAGTATCCTGAAGTAGATGTATTGCATAATACGGGTGTATTTTGGAAACTAGGCTTGGTCGTGGTATTGGCCATTACGGTAATGGCTTTCAACTGGACGCAATTTGAAAACAAAATAGCGATTCCTGAAGGCGCAATGGACATGGATTTTGATATTGAGATGGAAGCTCCTCCTCAAACAACTACGCCACCCCCACCGCCGCCGCCACCTCCACCCGTGATTGAGGAGGTGCCCTCTGATGCTTTGCTGCTTGATGATCAGGAAACGTTTTCTGACCAGTCTGCTAGTGCTGATTTAGCGGTGAGCAATACCCCTGCACCCAAAGTAGATAAAGGACCAGCACCTCCACCGCCGCCACCGCCCCCACCGCCAGCATTGGAAGTGAAAGAAATCTTCAAAATTGTAGAAGATATGCCGCGCTTCCCCGGTTGTGATGATCTGGGTACAAAAGAGGAAAAAATGGCTTGTTCTCAGCAAAAGTTGCTGGAGTTTATCTACGATAATATCCGCTATCCAGCCATAGCCCGCGATAATAATGTATCTGGTACAGTCGTCGTACGCTTCGTCGTACAGGATGATGGCGCTATTGAAAATGCTGAGATTCTCAGAGATATTGGTGCCGATTGTGGTAAGGAAGCATTACGCGTAGTGAACCTGATGCGTGATCTTCCCCAAAAATGGACGCCAGGGAAACAAAGAGGCCGTAGTGTTCCCGTTTACTTCAACCTACCCGTGAAATTCGTTTTACAGGTTGATCCATAA
- a CDS encoding OmpH family outer membrane protein — translation MMYRKILPLLFGALFFFSLSANAQKIAFVDVQEILENIVEYQEAQTELDRLANQWRQDIAKEYDQIKGMYNRYQAEQVLLSEDARKQREEEIMNKEKEVRDMQRERFGPEGQLFERRQQLVQPIQEKVYAAIESYANERGYDFIFDRSSDSGMIFSNPQYNKTEDILRRL, via the coding sequence ATGATGTACCGCAAAATATTACCGCTGCTTTTCGGAGCACTCTTTTTTTTCAGCCTTTCGGCCAATGCCCAAAAAATCGCTTTTGTTGATGTTCAGGAAATCCTGGAAAACATCGTAGAATACCAGGAAGCACAAACAGAACTCGACCGTTTGGCCAACCAGTGGCGGCAAGATATTGCCAAAGAATACGATCAAATTAAAGGCATGTACAACCGTTACCAGGCAGAACAAGTCCTTCTTAGCGAAGATGCTCGTAAACAACGCGAAGAAGAGATTATGAATAAGGAAAAAGAGGTACGAGATATGCAGCGCGAACGTTTTGGCCCAGAAGGACAATTGTTCGAACGTCGCCAGCAACTTGTACAACCGATTCAAGAGAAAGTCTACGCTGCCATCGAAAGCTATGCCAACGAACGTGGTTACGACTTCATTTTTGATCGCTCCAGCGATTCAGGAATGATTTTCTCTAACCCCCAGTACAATAAAACGGAGGATATTCTCCGCAGACTTTAA
- a CDS encoding GNAT family N-acetyltransferase has protein sequence MEIIIRVADANDFHFAPAICELIRESAKVRGTGIAERKPEYVCTKIENGNAVIALCDGQLAGFCYIEVWSHDRYVANSGLIVAPEFRRLGLARKIKERIFQLSREKYPTAHVFGITTSLAVMRINSRLGYEPVTFSELTQDDAFWNGCKSCPNYDILERNQRRMCLCTAMLAPALEETTTMATDLSNLIIPNEPLK, from the coding sequence ATGGAAATTATTATTCGGGTGGCTGATGCCAACGATTTCCACTTTGCCCCGGCCATTTGCGAACTGATCAGAGAATCAGCAAAAGTCCGGGGTACTGGTATTGCCGAGCGCAAGCCGGAATATGTGTGTACTAAAATAGAGAATGGCAATGCGGTTATCGCCTTATGCGATGGCCAATTGGCCGGTTTTTGCTACATCGAAGTATGGAGCCACGACCGCTATGTTGCTAATTCGGGCCTGATTGTAGCACCTGAATTTAGACGTTTAGGCCTTGCTCGGAAAATCAAAGAACGGATATTTCAGCTATCGAGAGAAAAGTACCCGACGGCCCACGTTTTTGGTATCACCACCAGCTTGGCCGTCATGCGCATCAATTCCCGACTGGGTTACGAACCCGTGACGTTTTCCGAACTCACCCAAGACGATGCTTTTTGGAATGGCTGTAAGTCGTGCCCCAATTACGATATTCTCGAACGCAACCAACGCCGGATGTGCCTGTGTACCGCCATGCTGGCACCCGCACTGGAGGAAACAACAACAATGGCTACCGATCTCAGTAATCTTATCATCCCCAACGAACCATTAAAATAA
- a CDS encoding M48 family metallopeptidase, whose product MRYFSLAIIGTMMSSLIAIGCGGSGGGLNFFSVEQDIELGRQVSQEINSNPSEFPILPEQSNREVYQYIRNITNRLLSTGKVAHKDDFAWEVKIIDDPETLNAFATPGGYIYVYTGLIKFLDSEDELAGVMGHEIAHAAQRHSTQQMTKIYGLQILASVVTGNSEPGMIEQIALGLASLKNSRSHESEADEYSVIYLCGTSYNANGAAGFFRKMEESSAARPPEFLSTHPNPGNRVADIDAKAKELGCRGTSDNRGEYMRIKSLLQ is encoded by the coding sequence ATGCGATATTTCAGTTTAGCCATTATTGGCACGATGATGAGTTCTTTGATTGCTATCGGCTGTGGCGGTAGCGGTGGCGGCCTCAACTTCTTTTCGGTAGAACAGGATATTGAGTTGGGCAGGCAAGTAAGCCAGGAAATCAACAGTAACCCTTCGGAGTTTCCTATTCTTCCAGAACAAAGTAACCGGGAAGTCTACCAATACATTAGAAATATTACCAACCGCCTCCTGAGTACTGGCAAAGTGGCGCACAAAGACGACTTTGCCTGGGAAGTGAAAATCATTGATGATCCAGAAACCCTTAATGCCTTCGCGACACCTGGTGGATATATTTATGTCTACACCGGGTTAATCAAGTTTCTTGATTCAGAAGACGAGCTGGCAGGAGTGATGGGCCACGAGATTGCCCACGCAGCCCAGCGCCATAGTACCCAGCAGATGACCAAAATTTATGGCTTGCAAATCCTGGCCAGTGTCGTTACCGGCAACTCTGAACCAGGGATGATTGAGCAAATTGCCTTGGGACTGGCCAGCTTGAAAAACAGCCGTTCTCACGAAAGTGAAGCCGATGAATACTCGGTAATTTACCTGTGCGGCACGAGCTACAATGCCAACGGTGCGGCCGGTTTTTTCCGTAAGATGGAGGAATCCAGTGCTGCTCGCCCACCAGAATTTTTATCTACTCACCCCAACCCGGGCAACCGAGTAGCGGATATCGACGCCAAAGCCAAGGAACTAGGCTGCCGGGGCACCAGTGACAACCGCGGAGAATATATGCGCATCAAGAGTTTATTGCAGTAA
- a CDS encoding argininosuccinate synthase has product MTTPKKIVLAYSGGLDTSYCIKYLTKELGYSVHALTVDTGGFSAKELEEMEERAFTLGATSYKAVNVTEALYDECLRFLVYGNSLRYQTYPLSVSAERMFQALEVAKYANLIGADAIAHGSTGAGNDQVRFDLTFQLLAPGLEIITPIRDQQLSREAEVAYLAQHGVAWPEKKGKYSINQGIWGTSVGGQETLTSHQNLPEAAWPVPATSTEPRSLKLHFEEGQFVGFDDQRFDHPVAAVQALEAIAAPYGIGRDIHVGDTIIGIKGRVGFAAAAPMLIIKAHHLLEKHTLAKWQLYWKEQLGNWYGMMVHEGQFLDPVMRNMEAFLEDSQKTVSGDVFVTLHPYRFVLDGIDSSYDMLGAGFGQYGEMNTGWSGNDVKGFTRILALSGQVQAAAKGSPK; this is encoded by the coding sequence ATGACAACTCCCAAGAAAATCGTATTGGCTTACAGCGGCGGCTTGGATACTTCTTATTGTATCAAATACCTGACCAAAGAACTCGGCTACTCCGTACATGCACTGACAGTGGATACAGGAGGCTTTTCTGCTAAAGAATTAGAGGAGATGGAGGAGCGGGCTTTTACCCTGGGAGCCACTTCTTACAAAGCTGTAAATGTGACCGAGGCACTCTATGATGAGTGTTTGCGTTTTCTGGTATACGGCAATTCCCTGCGTTACCAAACCTACCCCTTATCGGTAAGTGCCGAGCGGATGTTTCAGGCCTTGGAGGTGGCAAAGTACGCTAATCTGATTGGTGCCGATGCTATCGCCCACGGAAGCACTGGTGCCGGGAATGATCAGGTACGTTTTGATCTTACCTTTCAGTTGCTGGCCCCAGGCCTGGAGATCATCACACCTATCCGCGATCAGCAGTTGAGCCGTGAGGCCGAAGTTGCTTACCTCGCACAGCACGGTGTGGCCTGGCCAGAAAAGAAAGGAAAATACAGCATCAATCAGGGAATTTGGGGGACCTCGGTAGGCGGGCAAGAAACCCTGACCTCGCACCAGAATCTCCCCGAAGCAGCCTGGCCCGTACCGGCAACATCCACTGAGCCACGCAGTCTGAAACTCCATTTTGAGGAAGGCCAGTTTGTGGGATTTGATGACCAAAGGTTTGATCACCCAGTAGCGGCGGTACAGGCCCTGGAAGCAATTGCTGCCCCCTACGGCATCGGGCGAGACATCCACGTAGGAGATACCATTATCGGTATCAAAGGGCGAGTAGGTTTTGCTGCTGCAGCTCCAATGCTGATCATTAAAGCACACCACCTGCTGGAAAAACATACCCTGGCCAAATGGCAACTCTACTGGAAAGAACAGCTGGGCAATTGGTACGGAATGATGGTACACGAAGGCCAGTTCCTGGACCCCGTCATGCGAAACATGGAGGCCTTTTTGGAAGACAGCCAAAAGACCGTGAGTGGAGATGTATTTGTCACCCTTCATCCTTACCGTTTTGTCTTGGATGGCATTGATTCCTCTTACGATATGCTCGGTGCGGGCTTTGGCCAATACGGTGAAATGAACACCGGCTGGAGCGGCAATGACGTGAAAGGATTCACTCGTATCCTCGCCCTCTCCGGACAGGTACAGGCAGCAGCAAAAGGCAGCCCGAAATAG